The following proteins are encoded in a genomic region of Coregonus clupeaformis isolate EN_2021a chromosome 14, ASM2061545v1, whole genome shotgun sequence:
- the LOC121581147 gene encoding caspase-8, whose product MDLHLLSRIDEELDSSEVAALCFLCRDVLNRKRLETVQDGRDLFLRLQEKSLLEDHYFLSQLLNVIGRLDLLRLLETDSRQPEQTAHTQTDACPALSQYRRMLYKVSEDVTQENLTKIKFLLSNKLPRGRLDLCTTALEVLCEMERQGLLTEDRLDELQMTLEECDTQLAHTVRQHRGARGSLSRQEYTVQPISNQEQQPSTSHCFSMEQRAPSPPLLLQSLSISETQPSRERGQSVSVYSDSGMEPQPGSGPDQMERYSMTHKPRGTCLIINNHHFIRFSDLTDRTGTEQDEKALHTVFSNLGFKVEVGSDMTKKTMLEAVQELGMRSHLQADALVVCVLSHGEKGCVFGTDGEEVPIRSLTQPFTSEQCPSLVGKPKLFFIQACQGKGFQRGSPLPPPSRRQGQYEADATESVPCYADFLIGMATVEECKSFRNTKDGSIYIQELCKQLEWGADSGEDMLSVLTRVNREVSRGVFKDSKQMPEPKYTLTKKLFLSYL is encoded by the exons ATGGACCTGCACCTGCTGTCCCGTATTGATGAGGAGCTGGACTCCTCTGAGGTGGCTGCCCTGTGCTTCCTGTGCAGAGATGTGCTCAACAGGAAACGCCTGGAGACG GTGCAGGATGGGCGTGACCTGTTCCTGAGGTTGCAGGAGAAAAGCCTGCTGGAGGACCACTACTTCCTGTCCCAACTCCTCAATGTCATTGGTCGACTGGACCTGCTCCGCCTCCTGGAGACGGACAGCAGACAGCCGGAGCAAACGGCCCACACCCAGACAGACGCATGCCCTGCCCTCTCACAGTACAG gaggatGTTGTATAAAGTCTCAGAAGATGTAACTCAGGAGAATCTCACCAAGATTAAGTTTTTGCTGAGCAACAAACTGCCCAGAGGACGACTGGATCTCTGCACT ACCGCCCTGGAGGTGCTGTGTGAGATGGAGAGGCAGGGGCTGCTGACAGAGGACAGACTGGACGAGCTACAGATGACACTGGAGGAGTGTGATACACAGCTGGCCCACACAGTACGGCAGCATAGAGGAG CAAGGGGCAGTCTGTCACGGCAGGAGTACACTGTTCAGCCAATCAGCAACCAGGAACAGCAACCAAGCACCTCCCACTGCTTCAGCATGGAGCAGAGGGCCCCCAGCCCCCCTCTGTTACTACAGAGCCTGTCTATATCAGAGACACAGCCCAGCc GTGAGCGTGGGCAAAGCGTGAGTGTGTACTCAGATTCAGGGATGGAACCTCAGCCTGGGTCTGGGCCTGACCAG ATGGAGCGCTATTCCATGACCCATAAACCTCGGGGGACCTGCTTAATCATCAATAACCACCACTTCATAAGATTTTCAGATCTGACAGACAGAACCGGAACTGAGCAGGACGAGA agGCTCTGCATACGGTGTTCTCCAATTTGGGGTTTAAGGTGGAAGTGGGTAGCGACATGACAAAGAAGACCATGTTGGAGGCAGTACAGGAGCTTGGAATGCGGAGTCACTTACAGGCAGACGCTCTG GTGGTGTGTGTGCTGTCCCATGGGGAGAAGGGGTGTGTGTTTGGAACAGATGGAGAGGAGGTGCCCATTCGCTCCCTCACACAACCCTTCACCAGCGAGCAGTGCCCTTCTCTGGTTGGCAAACCCAAACTGTTCTTCATCCAGGCCTGCCAAGGGAAGGGCTTCCAGCGAGGGTCACCATTACCCCCCCCCAGTAGGCGACAGGGGCAGTATGAGGCAGACGCCACCGAATCCGTCCCCTGCTATGCAGACTTCCTGATCGGTATGGCAACAGTGGAAGAGTGCAAGTCATTCCGAAACACTAAGGATGGTTCCATCTACATCCAGGAGCTCTGCAAACAGCTGGAGTGGGGAGCGGACAG TGGGGAGGATATGCTGTCGGTGCTGACGCGTGTGAATCGTGAGGTCAGCAGAGGCGTGTTTAAAGACTCCAAACAGATGCCCGAGCCCAAGTACACCCTCACCAAGAAACTCTTCCTCTCCTACCTCTGA